Proteins from one Microbacterium sp. Root553 genomic window:
- a CDS encoding ABC transporter ATP-binding protein, with the protein MSEIAVLDAKDVVVRYPGSPPVVAVDGVSLTVAPGETVALVGESGSGKSSLARAVVGIEKLAGGEVRFRDAPVTPLGIRRRNVALTGIQMVFQDPSTSLNPRRRVGDQIADGIATARARGAEGSTVAEWLERVGLPTEVATRFPHQFSGGQKQRLAIARALAARPSLLVADEPISALDASTQTSVAGLMRDLVAESGAGMLFISHDLAVVRRIADRTFVMFAGRVLEAGATDRVWSAPQHPYTQALLAAIPEPDGAGRIPVAPSTNERTVWSEIAPVID; encoded by the coding sequence ATGAGTGAGATCGCCGTCCTCGATGCGAAAGACGTGGTCGTCCGGTACCCCGGCAGCCCGCCGGTCGTGGCCGTCGACGGCGTCTCGCTGACCGTCGCGCCGGGGGAGACCGTGGCGCTGGTCGGAGAATCCGGCAGCGGCAAGTCGAGCCTCGCCCGCGCGGTCGTGGGCATCGAGAAGCTCGCCGGGGGAGAGGTGCGCTTCCGTGATGCGCCCGTCACGCCGCTCGGCATCCGCCGTCGCAACGTGGCCCTCACCGGCATCCAGATGGTGTTCCAGGATCCGTCGACGTCGCTGAACCCGCGCCGTCGTGTGGGCGATCAGATCGCCGACGGCATCGCTACGGCGCGCGCTCGCGGCGCCGAGGGTTCGACCGTCGCGGAGTGGCTCGAACGGGTCGGGCTGCCGACCGAGGTCGCCACGCGATTCCCGCACCAGTTCTCGGGCGGTCAGAAGCAGCGCCTCGCCATCGCGAGGGCCCTCGCCGCCCGGCCCTCACTGCTCGTCGCCGACGAGCCGATCTCGGCTCTCGACGCCTCGACCCAGACCAGCGTCGCGGGTCTCATGCGCGACCTCGTCGCCGAATCCGGCGCCGGGATGCTGTTCATCTCGCACGACCTCGCGGTGGTCCGTCGCATCGCCGACCGCACCTTCGTGATGTTCGCCGGTCGGGTGCTCGAAGCCGGGGCCACCGACCGCGTGTGGTCTGCGCCGCAGCATCCGTACACCCAGGCGCTGCTCGCCGCGATCCCCGAGCCCGACGGTGCCGGCCGCATCCCGGTGGCCCCGTCGACGAACGAGCGCACCGTGTGGTCGGAGATCGCCCCCGTCATCGACTGA
- a CDS encoding FecCD family ABC transporter permease, which translates to MHGTRALAAVFFGAALALSGTVFQTITRNPLGSPDVIGLTTGAYTGALIVMTSGSGSGLAVAIGAILGGFGTAVLVALLIAGRGALGYSVLIVVLACVQRGLWLVELGDDIGTSLGGRMGGTKAGLVAIAVGLTGVVTAVIGPVAFIALAAPHLARLIVRNGPAHLVATALTGATLLSVADIIAQNAVPKHALPVGVVTLVLGGAYLIYLVVRTARRRV; encoded by the coding sequence ATGCACGGCACGCGGGCGCTCGCCGCGGTGTTCTTCGGGGCCGCGCTCGCGCTCTCGGGAACCGTCTTCCAGACCATCACCCGCAATCCGCTGGGCAGCCCCGACGTGATCGGACTGACGACCGGCGCCTACACGGGCGCCCTGATCGTGATGACGAGCGGCAGCGGGTCAGGCCTCGCCGTCGCGATCGGTGCGATCCTCGGCGGCTTCGGCACCGCCGTGCTCGTGGCACTGCTCATCGCCGGTCGAGGGGCGCTGGGATACAGCGTGCTGATCGTGGTGCTGGCGTGCGTGCAGCGCGGGCTGTGGCTGGTCGAGCTCGGCGACGACATCGGCACGAGCCTCGGCGGGCGCATGGGAGGGACCAAGGCCGGTCTCGTCGCGATCGCGGTCGGCCTGACCGGTGTGGTCACCGCGGTGATCGGTCCGGTCGCATTCATCGCGCTCGCGGCTCCCCACCTGGCGCGACTGATCGTCAGGAACGGTCCGGCCCATCTGGTCGCCACCGCGCTGACGGGCGCGACCCTGCTCTCGGTCGCCGACATCATCGCGCAGAACGCCGTGCCGAAGCACGCGCTGCCGGTCGGCGTGGTCACGCTCGTGCTGGGCGGCGCGTATCTGATCTACCTCGTCGTGCGCACGGCTCGTCGCCGGGTGTGA